A genome region from Anastrepha obliqua isolate idAnaObli1 chromosome 4, idAnaObli1_1.0, whole genome shotgun sequence includes the following:
- the LOC129245732 gene encoding uncharacterized protein LOC129245732, producing MKIYFLNELQVSDIDGREVTNGELLSWSIRLAQHFKKMGLNHNDVIGIVAKNSTYLSSVAVGCFMNCTPFHAINGGFDPVTIQTLFKNTAPKIIFCDGDVYEKVNAATRSLRPLFYTLTNHIDGVSTIEDLLQPTPNEYLYQPEPLKLGGAQTVAILCSSGTTGFPKCVCMSNYFLQMDNMFVTSHDVIFTNSSLDWMTGIFFTFLSSATSCKRVITNRPYTPEYLVELVKKYKITYIIAAPRHVATLVTCPTATTDNLSSIRTFAVGGGCVNLSTLNRLQNILHNGIINIYYGMTETGFVSVNSGDQNLSSVGKLFPHMEVRIVDEQGKNLQQNEVGEIYVKTGHTWNGYYGNTIDTQRMQDSFGWFHTGDMGYFDDESCLFIVDRKKEIVKYQGMQYWPSEIEEVIMKMPEVEEVCVVGVYDEGNGDAAGAVVVRRKGAQLTEQQVKEYVAKHLPVTFKQLHAGVVFVERLPENTNGKTSKKEVKALFATN from the exons atgaaaatatattttttaaatgaacttcAGGTTTCCGATATTGATGGACGTGAAGTAACTAATGGGGAATTGCTCTCTTGGTCGATACGTTTGGCGCAGCATTTCAAGAAAATGGGCTTGAACCATAATGATGTCATTGGTATTGTAGCAAAGAACAGCACTTACTTGAGCTCCGTTGCCGTCGGTTGTTTTATGAATTGTACACCCTTTCATGCGATAAACGGCGGTTTTGATCCTG TTACAATCCAAACACTCTTCAAAAATACAGcaccaaaaattatattttgcgaTGGCGACGTTTACGAGAAAGTCAATGCCGCCACACGTTCGTTGAGGCCATTGTTTTATACACTCACAAATCATATTGACGGTGTATCCACGATTGAAGACCTATTACAGCCAACCCCAAACGAATATTTATATCA GCCCGAACCATTGAAGCTTGGAGGTGCACAGACTGTAGCGATATTGTGCTCCTCAGGCACAACTGGTTTTCCCAAGTGCGTTTGTATGTCGAATTATTTTCTGCAGATGGATAATAT GTTTGTTACCAGTCATGACGTCATTTTCACAAATAGCAGTTTAGACTGGATGACTGGTATATTCTTTACCTTTCTCTCTAGTGCCACAAGTTGTAAGCGTGTCATTACTAATCGGCCCTACACACCCGAGTATTTGGTTGAGTTGGtgaagaaatataaaatcaCTTATATTATAGCCGCACCACGTCACGTCGCCACCCTGGTCACCTGTCCTACAGCCACTACGGATAACTTGAGCTCGATTCGTACGTTCGCTGTTGGCGGTGGATGCGTAAATCTGTCGACACTGAATCGTTTGCAAAACATTCTCCATAATGGTATTATTAACATATATTATGGAATGACTGAGACCGGTTTTGTTTCTGTGAACTCTGGTGACCAGAATCTTAGCTCTGTAGGGAAGTTGTTCCCCCACATGGAGGTGCGTATTGTTGATGAACAAGGCAAGAATTTGCAACAAAATGAAGTTGGTGAGATTTATGTGAAGACTGGACATACTTGGAATGGTTATTATGGTAATACCATTGATACACAACGTATGCAGGACTCTTTTGGCTGGTTCCATACCGGTGATATGGGTTATTTTGATGATGAAAGTTGTCTGTTTATTGTTGATCGTAAGAAGGAAATAGTTAAGTATCAGGGTATGCAATACTGGCCAAGTGAGATAGAGGAGGTGATTATGAAGATGCCTGAAGTGGAGGAAGTTTGTGTGGTTGGCGTATATGACGAAGGTAATGGCGATGCGGCCGGAGCAGTGGTGGTGCGGCGCAAGGGAGCTCAGCTAACGGAGCAACAGGTCAAGGAGTATGTCGCTAAACACTTGCCAGTGACCTTTAAACAATTGCATGCGGGTGTTGTTTTCGTAGAGCGTCTACCTGAGAATACAAATGGTAAGACTTCGAAGAAAGAAGTTAAGGCATTATTTGCGACTAACTGA